Proteins from a single region of Apium graveolens cultivar Ventura chromosome 7, ASM990537v1, whole genome shotgun sequence:
- the LOC141673216 gene encoding uncharacterized protein LOC141673216: MEDDYSSWIGFPKSSKEYVRGIKAFMENSFPIHAKGEEMKCPCKVCVNRYWHTQTVIYDHLICSGPSPLYMKWICEVSHTKVDGSTDFMDSGTGMDFEDNLGEMFNCTGKKFRALENDYESLTNAEARKFYGHVREGKQPLYPGSTKFSRLSFLIKLYHLKCAHGISKSAFGELLELIRDAFPDAQIPLSLNAAKNMIKDLGLHYEKIHACRNNCMLYWGENKDNEKCDNCGVSRWVLPEKKGNDASDPGQVIHKVPANVMGYFPLKPRLQRLYMCKEYLKLMKWHDVGRQQDGKVRHPADTEAWKTIGADYPDFSLENRNFSLGVASDGFNPYRSMNLSHSTWPIVLVNYNLPPWLCMKQENLILSTLISGPDSPKNSIDVFMQPLIAELKELWEVGVNTYDALADEDFNLRARVLWTISDFPGYAMLSGWSTKGKLGCPICHYETSSLYLKHSKKICYMNHRKFLLHTSGEWILKGLMAQLKWGSVL, translated from the coding sequence ATGGAAGATGATTATAGTAGCTGGATAGGATTTCCAAAATCTAGTAAAGAATATGTACGAGGGATAAAGGCATTTATGGAAAATTCATTTCCAATTCATGCTAAAGGAGAAGAAATGAAGTGCCCCTGCAAAGTATGTGTCAACCGTTATTGGCACACTCAAACAGTTATCTATGATCATCTCATATGTAGTGGCCCTTCTCCACTATATATGAAATGGATTTGCGAGGTATCACATACCAAAGTAGACGGTAGTACTGACTTCATGGATTCGGGGACGGGGATGGATTTCGAAGATAATTTAGGTGAAATGTTCAATTGTACGGGTAAAAAGTTTCGAGCTTTAGAAAATGACTATGAAAGTCTAACAAATGCAGAGGCTAGAAAGTTTTATGGCCATGTTAGGGAGGGTAAACAACCACTATACCCCGGATCCACTAAATTCTCTCGGTTAAGTTTCCTGATCAAACTTTATCATTTAAAGTGTGCTCATGGAATTTCCAAGTCTGCCTTTGGGGAATTGCTGGAGTTAATAAGAGACGCCTTTCCTGATGCCCAAATACCTTTGTCTTTGAATGCTGCAAAAAATATGATCAAGGATTTAGGCTTACATTATGAAAAAATACATGCATGCCGAAATAATTGCATGTTGTACTGGGGAGAAAATAAAGACAATGAAAAATGTGACAATTGTGGTGTTTCTAGGTGGGTGTTACCGGAAAAAAAAGGCAATGATGCTAGTGATCCGGGGCAAGTTATACACAAAGTGCCAGCTAATGTGATGGGGTACTTCCCTCTAAAGCCGAGATTGCAGAGGCTATACATGTGCAAGGAATATTTGAAACTAATGAAATGGCACGATGTGGGACGTCAACAGGATGGAAAAGTAAGACATCCGGCTGATACAGAGGCTTGGAAGACGATAGGTGCTGACTATCCTGATTTTTCATTAGAAAATCGGAATTTTAGTTTAGGAGTAGCCTCAGATGGATTCAACCCCTATCGTTCAATGAACCTAAGTCACAGTACCTGGCCAATTGTATTGGTCAATTACAACCTCCCACCTTGGCTATGCATGAAACAAGAAAATCTAATTCTTTCGACACTAATATCTGGTCCAGATTCACCAAAGAATAGTATTGATGTGTTCATGCAACCTTTAATTGCCGAGTTAAAAGAATTATGGGAGGTCGGCGTTAATACTTATGATGCCTTGGCTGATGAAGATTTTAATTTACGTGCTAGAGTGCTATGGACTATTAGCGATTTCCCGGGATATGCTATGTTGTCCGGCTGGAGCACAAAAGGCAAACTAGGGTGTCCTATCTGCCATTATGAAACTTCATCACTTTATTTGAAGCATAGCAAGAAAATTTGCTATATGAACCACCGAAAGTTCCTTCTGCACACAAGTGGAGAATGGATACTAAAAGGTTTAATGGCGCAATTAAAATGGGGCAGTGTCCTTTAG